One genomic region from Caldicoprobacter guelmensis encodes:
- the rnr gene encoding ribonuclease R has protein sequence MKIKEKILEILDEDKRPPMYIEQLMEVLGISPGEKRMLQSILNEMVKDGQIIQTKKKKYALPEKLGYIIGRIQGNPRGYGFLIPDDPAEEDVYISAENMNGAMHNDRVIVRLLSNVYGYPSREGEVYKVLERANKTIVGTFEANGKGHHGFVVPDDPRIGMDVFVPSIDGVDVRTGYKVVVEVYKWPEQRRNPVGRIIEVLGHKDDAGVDVLSIIRQYKLPEKFPAEVEAAAAEVSQTVREEDMVGRQDFRHLRTFTIDGADAKDFDDAVSLEIMDNGHFLLGVHIADVSHYVKEGSPIDREAYLRGTSVYLVDRVIPMLPPELSNGICSLNPNEDRLAISVMMEINEEGKVVDYQIYESVIRSKMRMIYEEVNRVLEDNDQELLPKYAEFLEDLRNMQRLSEILHRRRMRRGSIDFDLNEAKITLNEEGKVVDVRLYTRGVSERMIEEFMLICNETIAQHVFWRNVPFMYRIHEDPDIEKMLEFNEFIHNFGYHLKGIGGRIHPKTLQQLLEKIRGTREEAIINTVMLRSLQKARYSPDNTGHFGLAAEHYCHFTSPIRRYPDLVDHRIIKDMLHNRLDSDRIARLESILPEMAEHCSEREIVADEVEREVDDLKKAEFMLDKIGMEYDGIISGVTNYGIYVELDNTVEGLVHISTMDDDYYVYDEKHYCLIGQRTGRIYRLGDAVRIRVVGVDLASRNIDFVLVEQ, from the coding sequence TTGAAGATAAAGGAAAAGATACTCGAGATTTTAGATGAAGACAAAAGACCGCCAATGTACATCGAGCAGCTAATGGAGGTCCTTGGCATTTCGCCCGGAGAAAAGAGGATGCTCCAGTCCATACTGAATGAGATGGTCAAGGATGGGCAGATCATCCAGACAAAGAAAAAGAAGTATGCCCTGCCCGAGAAGCTGGGGTATATAATAGGCAGGATCCAGGGCAATCCGAGGGGATATGGATTTTTGATCCCAGATGACCCTGCAGAGGAGGACGTGTATATATCGGCCGAGAACATGAACGGCGCCATGCACAATGACAGGGTGATAGTGCGCCTTTTGTCCAACGTGTATGGCTATCCGTCCCGTGAGGGCGAGGTGTACAAGGTACTTGAGCGTGCCAACAAGACTATAGTCGGCACCTTTGAGGCCAACGGCAAGGGCCATCATGGGTTTGTAGTGCCCGACGATCCACGGATTGGCATGGACGTATTTGTTCCTTCAATAGACGGCGTTGATGTCAGAACGGGCTACAAGGTAGTGGTGGAGGTCTACAAATGGCCCGAACAAAGGAGAAATCCGGTAGGCAGAATCATCGAGGTTCTGGGCCACAAGGATGATGCTGGGGTTGATGTGCTGTCCATCATACGGCAGTATAAGTTGCCGGAAAAATTCCCTGCCGAGGTTGAGGCTGCTGCCGCTGAAGTCAGCCAGACGGTGCGGGAAGAGGACATGGTGGGACGCCAGGATTTCAGGCACTTACGGACATTTACCATCGACGGCGCCGATGCAAAGGACTTTGACGATGCGGTTTCCCTGGAAATAATGGACAACGGGCACTTCCTTTTGGGCGTGCACATAGCCGATGTAAGCCATTACGTGAAGGAAGGGTCACCCATAGATAGGGAAGCATATTTACGGGGCACCAGCGTGTATCTAGTGGACAGGGTGATACCAATGCTGCCGCCTGAGCTGTCCAACGGCATATGCAGCTTAAATCCTAACGAGGACCGCCTTGCCATTTCGGTCATGATGGAGATTAACGAGGAAGGTAAAGTTGTGGATTACCAGATATACGAGAGCGTCATCCGCAGCAAGATGCGCATGATATACGAAGAGGTAAACAGGGTGTTGGAAGACAATGACCAGGAGCTTTTGCCCAAGTACGCCGAATTCTTGGAGGATTTGAGGAACATGCAGCGCCTGAGCGAAATACTTCACAGACGGAGGATGAGAAGGGGCAGCATAGACTTTGACCTCAACGAGGCCAAGATAACCTTAAACGAAGAAGGTAAGGTGGTTGATGTTAGGCTGTATACCCGCGGCGTCAGCGAGCGCATGATAGAGGAGTTCATGCTGATATGCAACGAGACCATAGCGCAGCATGTATTCTGGAGGAACGTACCTTTCATGTACCGCATACACGAGGACCCCGACATTGAAAAGATGCTGGAGTTCAACGAGTTCATACACAACTTCGGGTATCACCTGAAGGGCATCGGTGGGAGGATACATCCCAAGACGCTGCAGCAGCTGCTGGAGAAGATCCGCGGGACCCGGGAAGAAGCTATAATAAATACCGTCATGCTCAGGTCGCTTCAAAAGGCCAGGTACAGCCCCGACAACACGGGCCATTTTGGCCTGGCGGCAGAGCATTATTGCCACTTTACCTCGCCCATCAGGAGGTATCCTGACCTGGTGGACCACAGGATAATAAAGGATATGCTGCACAACAGATTGGATTCGGATAGAATAGCCAGGCTTGAAAGCATTCTGCCCGAGATGGCTGAGCACTGCTCGGAGCGCGAGATCGTTGCTGATGAAGTGGAGCGCGAGGTTGACGATTTGAAGAAAGCCGAGTTCATGCTCGATAAGATCGGCATGGAGTATGACGGAATCATATCGGGTGTCACCAATTACGGCATATATGTGGAACTGGACAATACCGTTGAGGGCTTGGTGCACATCAGCACGATGGACGATGACTATTACGTCTACGATGAAAAGCACTATTGCCTGATCGGCCAGCGGACAGGCAGGATATACCGACTCGGAGACGCTGTCAGGATAAGAGTTGTTGGAGTGGACCTAGCATCGAGAAATATCGACTTTGTGCTGGTGGAGCAGTAA
- a CDS encoding ABC transporter ATP-binding protein, with protein sequence MYISIEKVSKAFTLKDKSTLTVLDKVDLYIKEGEFICLLGPSGCGKSTLLNLIAGFDTPSTGTIKIDGDTVTQPSIDRIVIFQNYGLLPWRNVIKNVELGLEAKKLKRKERRQIAEEYIKLVGLSDYKMHHPPQLSGGMQQRVALARALAVEPKILLMDEPFGALDAMTRMHMQDEIERIWQEKKKTIIFVTHDIEEAVFLADRIVIMTPSPGRVKTIIEVPLPRKRDRTSLDFLKIKDKVFTEFNLKPAETIEYYL encoded by the coding sequence ATGTACATTTCTATCGAGAAAGTATCAAAAGCTTTTACGTTGAAAGATAAAAGCACCTTGACAGTGCTTGATAAAGTTGACTTGTATATAAAAGAAGGGGAATTTATATGCCTTCTTGGCCCCAGCGGTTGTGGAAAATCCACCCTTCTAAACCTGATAGCGGGATTTGATACACCGTCTACCGGCACCATCAAGATAGACGGAGATACCGTTACACAGCCCTCTATTGATCGCATAGTTATATTTCAAAATTATGGATTACTGCCGTGGAGAAATGTAATAAAAAATGTGGAACTTGGCCTCGAAGCTAAAAAACTGAAAAGAAAAGAGCGCCGTCAAATAGCGGAGGAATATATTAAGCTCGTGGGGTTATCGGATTACAAAATGCATCATCCGCCACAGCTGTCTGGAGGAATGCAGCAGAGAGTTGCGCTGGCAAGGGCCTTAGCAGTTGAACCCAAGATTTTGCTCATGGATGAACCTTTTGGGGCATTGGATGCCATGACCCGTATGCACATGCAGGATGAAATAGAGAGGATATGGCAGGAAAAGAAAAAGACAATTATATTTGTAACACATGATATTGAAGAAGCTGTCTTTCTAGCCGATAGAATCGTCATCATGACACCCTCTCCCGGAAGGGTTAAAACCATTATTGAAGTACCATTGCCAAGAAAAAGAGACAGAACAAGCCTTGATTTTCTTAAAATCAAGGACAAAGTATTTACGGAGTTCAATCTCAAACCAGCTGAAACAATTGAGTATTATTTGTGA
- a CDS encoding sodium-dependent transporter, protein MEKRERFASRLGFILISAGCAIGLGDVWRFPYITGQYGGGIFVLVYLIFIFLLGLPVITMELAVGRASQKSIATSFNVLEKKGQKWHWMGYAGVAGNYILMMFYTTIAGWMLAYFYKFMVGQFEGLDTQQIGQVFTDFIANPVEMTIWMVITTVICFGICSLGLQEGVEKVTKVMMVLLLAIIVVLAVKSMTLPNASEGLRFYLMPDVNRIKEYGIWEVVFAAMSQAFFTLSIGIGSLAIFGSYIEKERSLLGESIHIAMLDTAVSLIAGLIIFPACFAFNVDPGQGPGLVFVTLPNIFNSMAGGRIWGSLFFIFMSFAAYSTVIAVFENIISFGVDLWGWSRKKASIINMFLIIVLSMPCVLGFNVLSWIQPLGEGTGILDLEDFILSYNLLPLGSLVYVLFCVTRYGWGFDNYLKEVNTGEGLKMPRMLKGYLTWILPAIIIVVLIQGYINVFGK, encoded by the coding sequence ATGGAAAAAAGAGAGAGATTTGCTTCCCGTTTAGGTTTTATTTTGATCTCTGCGGGGTGTGCGATTGGATTGGGTGATGTTTGGCGTTTCCCTTATATCACAGGGCAATATGGCGGAGGAATATTTGTTCTAGTCTATCTGATATTCATTTTTTTGCTTGGTTTGCCTGTCATCACAATGGAGCTTGCAGTAGGACGTGCTAGTCAAAAAAGTATTGCTACTTCATTTAACGTTCTGGAGAAAAAAGGCCAAAAATGGCATTGGATGGGTTATGCTGGTGTAGCCGGGAATTACATACTTATGATGTTTTATACCACCATCGCAGGCTGGATGCTGGCTTATTTCTACAAGTTTATGGTAGGCCAATTTGAGGGGCTTGATACTCAGCAGATTGGTCAAGTGTTTACAGATTTTATAGCAAATCCGGTAGAAATGACTATATGGATGGTTATAACAACCGTGATTTGTTTTGGGATATGTTCACTTGGTTTGCAAGAGGGAGTCGAAAAGGTTACCAAGGTCATGATGGTATTGCTGCTGGCTATCATCGTGGTACTTGCGGTTAAATCCATGACGCTTCCAAATGCAAGCGAAGGTTTAAGGTTCTATCTAATGCCCGATGTTAATCGTATAAAAGAATATGGTATCTGGGAAGTAGTATTTGCAGCTATGAGCCAGGCGTTTTTTACCTTGAGCATAGGAATTGGTTCTCTGGCCATATTTGGAAGCTACATTGAGAAAGAACGCAGCCTTCTTGGCGAGTCCATTCATATCGCCATGCTGGACACTGCAGTTTCGCTAATTGCAGGGCTTATTATTTTCCCGGCCTGCTTTGCTTTTAATGTTGACCCAGGTCAAGGCCCAGGTCTTGTGTTTGTAACGCTGCCCAATATTTTTAATTCAATGGCCGGTGGGAGAATCTGGGGTTCACTATTTTTTATCTTTATGTCATTTGCTGCGTATTCTACGGTTATTGCCGTGTTTGAAAACATTATTTCCTTTGGAGTCGATCTCTGGGGCTGGAGCCGAAAGAAAGCATCTATAATTAATATGTTTTTAATTATTGTACTTTCCATGCCGTGTGTTTTAGGCTTCAATGTTCTCAGCTGGATTCAGCCTTTAGGAGAGGGTACCGGTATACTGGACCTTGAGGATTTTATACTTAGCTATAATCTGCTTCCTTTGGGTTCACTGGTTTACGTGCTTTTCTGCGTTACCCGCTACGGATGGGGATTTGACAATTACCTAAAGGAAGTCAATACAGGTGAGGGCCTGAAAATGCCCCGTATGCTAAAAGGATATTTAACCTGGATATTGCCTGCTATTATCATAGTGGTACTTATTCAGGGATATATTAATGTGTTCGGCAAGTAA
- a CDS encoding ABC transporter substrate-binding protein yields MKEKFIPITFILILALLILNLAGCKSTYETNTQAETKTIKIAYIPITHAVPLYIENELLKQNPQDIKLELVKFSSWPEVIEALNAGKVDGASILIQLAMKAREQGIDLKAVALGHRDGNVVVTSKDISSVAQLKGKTFAIPHRLSTHNILLYIMLKNNGLSYNDINVIELSPPEMPAALSEGRIYGYSVAEPFGAVSVANGKGKVLFDSQNLWGNSVCCALVLRNDFIQNNRSIAEKFVQEYVNAAHKADSKDRATLDILTKYLRTDSRVLELSLKWISYKNLKLEEKDYNDLSKYLVEMRLIENPPRYSDFVDNTLIDNAK; encoded by the coding sequence ATGAAAGAAAAATTTATTCCAATCACCTTTATCCTTATATTAGCGCTTTTGATACTCAACCTGGCGGGCTGCAAATCAACATATGAGACAAATACACAGGCAGAGACAAAAACGATAAAGATAGCATATATTCCAATTACGCATGCAGTCCCGCTGTATATAGAAAATGAACTATTAAAACAAAACCCACAGGATATAAAGCTTGAACTCGTTAAGTTTAGCTCATGGCCTGAGGTTATAGAAGCTTTAAATGCGGGTAAAGTGGATGGCGCCTCCATATTGATTCAGCTTGCAATGAAAGCCCGAGAACAGGGAATTGACTTAAAAGCCGTTGCTTTAGGCCACAGAGACGGAAACGTTGTTGTGACATCAAAAGATATAAGCAGCGTTGCCCAATTAAAAGGGAAGACATTTGCAATTCCCCATCGGCTTTCTACCCACAATATTTTGCTGTATATTATGCTAAAGAACAATGGGCTTTCATACAATGACATAAACGTAATAGAACTCTCCCCGCCAGAAATGCCCGCAGCTCTGTCGGAAGGAAGGATATACGGCTATTCAGTTGCAGAACCCTTTGGAGCTGTGTCGGTTGCCAACGGTAAAGGAAAGGTATTGTTTGACTCTCAAAACCTGTGGGGGAATTCCGTTTGCTGCGCTCTTGTGCTGAGAAATGATTTCATTCAAAACAATAGATCTATCGCAGAAAAATTTGTACAGGAGTATGTAAATGCAGCCCATAAAGCAGATTCAAAAGACCGCGCTACATTGGATATCCTAACAAAATACTTAAGAACCGACTCACGCGTTCTTGAGCTATCGCTCAAATGGATTTCTTATAAAAATTTAAAACTTGAGGAAAAGGATTACAATGACCTTTCAAAATACCTTGTTGAAATGAGGCTTATAGAAAATCCTCCTCGATACAGTGATTTTGTAGACAATACACTAATAGATAATGCGAAGTGA
- a CDS encoding ABC transporter permease → MGKIVKVLKVISSLALFVGIWELIVLTGRYEPSLLPSPVKVLEGMGELVKDGTLITHFKVSLSRFITGYAMAIITGISLGLVLGYNKKVWEFVEPVVQLLRPVSPIAWFPFIVLWFGIGDVPAIIIIFIAGFFPTLLSTVSGVRKVDPVYLNVANNFGIRQPHLLFKIILPAAFPMIANGLHIALGTAWVFLVAGEMVGAQSGLGYLIIDSRNSLRSDLVLAGIIFIGISGLVLDRLIKLLEGYIERQWGVSEGRR, encoded by the coding sequence ATGGGGAAAATAGTAAAAGTTTTAAAAGTTATCTCAAGTTTGGCTTTATTCGTTGGAATATGGGAGCTGATAGTGCTTACAGGAAGATATGAACCATCCCTCCTTCCCTCCCCTGTAAAAGTGCTAGAAGGAATGGGAGAACTGGTAAAAGACGGGACCCTTATTACCCACTTTAAAGTCAGCCTGTCAAGATTTATAACGGGATATGCTATGGCTATAATTACAGGAATCAGCCTTGGACTTGTCTTAGGCTACAATAAAAAAGTATGGGAATTCGTAGAGCCCGTTGTGCAATTATTAAGACCTGTGTCTCCCATTGCCTGGTTTCCTTTTATCGTTCTTTGGTTTGGTATAGGCGATGTTCCTGCAATCATTATCATTTTCATTGCCGGGTTCTTCCCTACCCTTCTTTCCACCGTTTCCGGAGTTAGAAAGGTAGATCCTGTTTATTTGAATGTTGCAAACAATTTTGGCATCCGGCAGCCACACTTGCTTTTTAAAATCATACTTCCCGCCGCCTTCCCAATGATTGCCAACGGGCTGCACATAGCGCTGGGTACAGCGTGGGTTTTCCTGGTTGCTGGAGAAATGGTAGGAGCGCAATCCGGCTTAGGATACCTGATAATAGATTCAAGGAATTCCTTAAGATCGGATCTGGTTTTGGCAGGCATAATTTTTATTGGCATATCAGGGCTCGTTTTGGATCGGCTGATAAAACTCCTGGAAGGCTATATCGAAAGGCAATGGGGAGTTTCAGAGGGGAGGAGGTAA
- the smpB gene encoding SsrA-binding protein SmpB, translating to MADEGIKIIAQNKKARHDYFIEETYEAGIVLAGTEVKSVRQGNVNIKDSYAVIKDGEVFLYNMHISPYEKGNIFNRDPLRTRKLLLHRREINKLTGYVQQKGYTLVPLKVYLKRGWVKIELAVAKGKKSYDKRQSIAKRDAQREIERAFRQRQKM from the coding sequence ATGGCAGATGAGGGTATAAAGATAATAGCGCAGAATAAGAAGGCAAGGCACGACTACTTCATTGAGGAAACTTACGAAGCAGGGATTGTGCTTGCGGGTACTGAAGTCAAGTCGGTACGCCAGGGTAATGTAAACATAAAAGACAGCTATGCTGTCATCAAAGATGGAGAAGTTTTCCTCTATAACATGCACATAAGCCCTTACGAAAAGGGAAATATATTTAACCGTGACCCTTTGAGGACACGCAAGCTGCTTCTTCACCGCAGGGAAATTAACAAGCTGACGGGTTATGTGCAGCAAAAGGGCTATACCCTGGTTCCACTTAAGGTTTATTTAAAGAGGGGATGGGTGAAGATAGAGCTGGCGGTGGCCAAAGGTAAAAAGAGTTACGATAAGCGCCAGAGCATTGCCAAGCGCGATGCTCAAAGGGAAATAGAAAGGGCCTTCCGCCAGCGCCAGAAGATGTAG